The following are from one region of the bacterium genome:
- the tsaB gene encoding tRNA (adenosine(37)-N6)-threonylcarbamoyltransferase complex dimerization subunit type 1 TsaB has translation MIILAVETATLTGSVALLGSEDIVIEHTSGSPGTHSVWLMPAIERIFKQAGFSLSDLEAIAVSLGPGSFTGLRVGISTVRGLAQTLRLPVVGIPTLDGLASHSIDTSYRICPILDARKKQVYAAFYRSQKGEIVRISDYLAIEPSHLVDMIQEPVFFLGEGLEVYQAFLKENLGDLAHFAPPTHWRTRALSIASLGLKALERGEGRDFREITPLYIRPPDIRNVSVQPLRHKDTTSILDPGCSILDARFWMLDPGY, from the coding sequence ATGATAATCTTAGCGGTGGAAACGGCTACCTTAACCGGCAGCGTGGCTTTGCTTGGCTCGGAAGATATAGTGATAGAACATACTTCCGGCTCTCCCGGCACTCACTCAGTTTGGCTTATGCCGGCCATAGAAAGGATATTTAAGCAGGCGGGATTTTCACTGTCCGATCTGGAGGCCATCGCGGTATCCCTTGGTCCCGGCTCTTTTACCGGACTCAGGGTGGGGATATCCACTGTTCGCGGATTGGCTCAAACCTTACGCCTCCCTGTGGTTGGAATTCCGACTCTGGATGGTTTAGCTTCTCATTCGATTGACACTTCCTACCGGATTTGCCCTATCTTAGATGCCAGAAAGAAACAGGTTTATGCGGCCTTTTATCGATCCCAAAAGGGAGAAATAGTCCGAATAAGTGATTATTTGGCCATTGAGCCTTCTCATTTGGTGGATATGATCCAGGAGCCGGTCTTTTTCCTGGGGGAGGGACTGGAAGTCTATCAGGCCTTCCTGAAAGAAAACTTAGGCGATCTGGCCCATTTTGCTCCACCCACTCATTGGCGGACGCGGGCGCTTAGCATAGCCTCACTCGGTCTGAAAGCCCTGGAAAGAGGTGAGGGCAGAGATTTTCGAGAAATTACGCCGCTTTACATCCGGCCACCGGATATAAGAAACGTAAGCGTTCAGCCCCTAAGGCACAAAGACACAACCTCGATCCTCGATCCTGGATGCTCGATTCTGGATGCTCGATTCTGGATGCTCGATCCTGGATACTGA
- a CDS encoding histone deacetylase has protein sequence MRNPSNHAKLEKQTGLIYHPTCLKHDIPHHPERPARITATMEYLKEKEMLNRLSLIEAEPVRDEDLLRTHSEQLVSKVRELSLSGGGYIDADTEVNSYTYEAARLAAGGAVKAAKLVMERTINNAFSLLRPPGHHANRDRAAGFCYFNNLAVMIKYLQARHGLARILVLDWDAHAGNGTEEIFWSDPGVLVISLHQDPRFFYPGTGFIEERGGGDGEGYTVNIPLPPGSGNGDYIYLLKEFVVPLARRYKPEFIAISSGTDSHRDDYISGLSLTEEGFGQMSRQIVELAEAVCSGRMVVCLEGGYNLAALSRSNYFIISALLGELPEYGHGEEPKISTRQLLNTLNNQARWMNLVQPSSS, from the coding sequence GTGAGAAATCCATCTAACCACGCGAAACTCGAAAAACAGACCGGCTTAATTTACCATCCCACCTGCCTGAAACACGACATCCCGCATCATCCGGAGAGGCCGGCTCGAATTACGGCCACCATGGAATATCTTAAAGAAAAAGAGATGCTAAATCGCCTATCTCTTATCGAAGCAGAGCCGGTCAGGGATGAAGATCTCCTGCGCACTCATTCGGAGCAACTGGTATCTAAGGTAAGGGAGTTATCGCTTTCAGGGGGTGGATATATTGACGCTGATACGGAAGTAAACTCTTACACATACGAAGCAGCCCGGTTGGCGGCTGGGGGGGCGGTAAAGGCCGCCAAGCTGGTCATGGAAAGGACTATTAACAATGCCTTCTCTTTGCTTCGCCCTCCCGGGCACCACGCCAATCGAGACCGGGCAGCCGGCTTTTGCTACTTCAATAACTTAGCGGTAATGATAAAATATCTTCAGGCCAGGCATGGTTTGGCCCGGATTCTGGTCTTAGATTGGGATGCCCATGCCGGTAATGGAACTGAGGAGATCTTCTGGTCTGATCCAGGGGTTCTGGTGATCTCCCTTCATCAGGATCCTAGATTTTTCTACCCGGGCACAGGGTTTATTGAAGAGCGGGGCGGGGGGGACGGCGAAGGCTATACAGTAAATATTCCCTTGCCGCCAGGAAGCGGTAATGGAGATTATATTTATCTTTTGAAGGAATTTGTTGTTCCTCTGGCCCGAAGATATAAACCGGAATTTATCGCTATTTCTTCCGGAACTGATTCTCATCGAGATGATTACATCTCCGGACTCTCTTTGACGGAAGAAGGCTTTGGCCAAATGAGCCGTCAGATAGTGGAGTTAGCTGAAGCGGTCTGTTCCGGGCGAATGGTGGTCTGTCTCGAAGGTGGTTATAACTTAGCGGCGCTATCTCGTTCAAACTATTTTATCATCTCTGCCCTTTTAGGAGAGCTGCCGGAATACGGTCACGGGGAAGAACCTAAAATCTCTACCAGGCAGCTTCTTAATACTCTTAATAACCAGGCACGATGGATGAATCTCGTCCAGCCTTCTTCGTCTTAG
- a CDS encoding DUF5665 domain-containing protein: MNLEEPETPATRNAGDPRNGGETQNQPEPDTSTLEEKLEKLAVQVRSLLSQEYYELVELIRNPVRLMWINLLIGLARGVGIFIGMTVVGALLLVLSAKILSGVIDLPLIGRFVADLVEAVKTQMAMTRK, translated from the coding sequence ATGAACTTGGAAGAACCAGAGACACCGGCCACTCGAAACGCCGGGGACCCACGAAATGGGGGCGAAACTCAAAACCAGCCGGAACCGGATACCTCTACTCTGGAAGAGAAGTTGGAAAAACTGGCCGTTCAGGTCAGGAGTTTGCTTAGCCAGGAATATTATGAACTGGTTGAGCTGATTAGAAATCCGGTCCGACTGATGTGGATAAATCTTCTTATCGGCCTGGCCCGGGGGGTAGGAATATTTATTGGTATGACCGTGGTGGGAGCATTACTGCTTGTTCTGTCGGCCAAGATTTTGAGCGGCGTTATTGATCTCCCCTTAATTGGGCGTTTTGTGGCTGATTTGGTAGAAGCCGTCAAGACTCAGATGGCTATGACCCGTAAATAG